From a single Candidatus Eremiobacterota bacterium genomic region:
- a CDS encoding ankyrin repeat domain-containing protein, which produces MSLKDPQLSLFKAAENNDLALAESALRNGADVSGTNERGKSVLLVALSDGSVEVANLLLLKGASLKARGPQGATALHFAASSGSLELINLALAGGIDINQANEEGETALMWAVLADNAEAVEVLVEKGADLNATISKGHSALHIAASENCPKAAAVLISRGAAIDMKTKRGTTPLCNAASRGSLPVAELLINHGACIDANDGYGYSPLHLAVLAAQRSLIRLLLSKGAALLKHSDGKEDFLDCFSVMNNSLLDADVAFDALAVSPWQKAFMITSREARQKVEEGRALEEEGAWEKAAEAYREALSLDPLYEWVILRLSHLCRLTGKEKESWKLVADLIKIHPRADHVCLLGKYLIESGKKRNLEELLRMSIGYGSSGYTSFEIGKMYIETELTAKAIRSFRLAEMDEYYRSSALVNSGVAHHNACRLKAARKHYRRALRENKEDCSIHNCLALLEAQRGDGTASERHLSASRRLSPPDREHLYFKALILSLEGKYAEAADLCNEYLQADSKNLRVHFQSGRMCLFAGLHTRAADHFRVSAATDPLSFYGIASRFYIDFIESPSTVTIERINTQIRKRPGLSDMWYLKGEILRKENKHDEAEKCFLKLRKLDPFHPFSVTARHEVEHR; this is translated from the coding sequence ATGTCTCTGAAAGACCCGCAGCTCAGCCTTTTCAAGGCTGCAGAAAACAACGATCTTGCCCTCGCCGAATCGGCTCTCCGTAACGGTGCAGACGTGAGCGGAACGAATGAGCGGGGAAAAAGTGTGCTGCTTGTCGCCCTGAGTGATGGCTCTGTGGAGGTGGCGAATCTCCTTCTCTTGAAGGGAGCCTCCCTCAAAGCGAGAGGCCCTCAAGGAGCAACAGCCCTCCACTTTGCCGCCAGTTCAGGATCCCTCGAGCTTATCAATCTGGCGCTGGCCGGGGGGATTGACATCAATCAGGCCAATGAAGAGGGAGAGACGGCCCTCATGTGGGCAGTGCTGGCCGACAATGCGGAAGCGGTGGAAGTGCTTGTCGAGAAAGGGGCTGACCTGAATGCCACCATAAGCAAAGGGCATTCTGCTCTTCACATCGCGGCATCAGAAAACTGCCCGAAGGCAGCTGCTGTACTCATCAGCCGCGGTGCCGCGATTGATATGAAAACAAAGCGAGGCACCACTCCATTATGCAATGCGGCATCAAGGGGCTCATTACCCGTCGCTGAACTGCTTATCAACCACGGAGCATGCATTGACGCCAATGATGGATATGGCTACAGTCCTCTTCACCTTGCGGTCTTGGCTGCTCAAAGGTCTCTCATAAGGCTGCTGCTCTCCAAAGGGGCCGCTTTGCTGAAGCATTCAGATGGAAAAGAGGATTTTCTTGACTGCTTTTCCGTCATGAACAATAGTCTGCTCGATGCCGATGTGGCCTTCGATGCGCTGGCGGTCTCACCCTGGCAGAAGGCTTTCATGATAACGAGCCGGGAAGCCCGGCAGAAGGTGGAGGAAGGCAGGGCCCTCGAAGAGGAAGGCGCATGGGAAAAGGCAGCCGAGGCTTACAGGGAGGCACTGAGCCTCGATCCGCTCTATGAGTGGGTCATCCTCAGGCTCTCGCACCTCTGCCGCCTCACGGGAAAGGAGAAGGAATCATGGAAGCTTGTCGCTGATCTGATAAAGATCCATCCCAGGGCGGACCATGTCTGCCTTCTTGGAAAATATCTCATTGAATCAGGGAAGAAGAGGAACCTCGAGGAGCTTCTCAGGATGTCCATCGGATACGGGTCTTCAGGCTACACCAGCTTTGAGATAGGGAAAATGTACATTGAGACAGAGCTCACTGCCAAAGCCATCAGGTCTTTCAGGCTGGCGGAAATGGATGAATATTACCGGTCAAGTGCGCTGGTGAACAGCGGAGTGGCTCATCACAATGCCTGCAGGCTCAAAGCGGCGAGGAAGCACTACAGAAGAGCTCTCAGGGAAAATAAGGAGGACTGCAGCATTCACAACTGTCTGGCGCTGCTCGAAGCGCAGAGAGGTGACGGCACGGCTTCAGAAAGACATTTGAGCGCTTCCAGGAGGCTGAGCCCTCCCGACAGAGAGCATCTTTATTTCAAGGCCCTTATCCTTTCCCTTGAAGGCAAGTATGCCGAGGCGGCCGATCTCTGCAATGAGTATCTCCAGGCTGACAGCAAGAACCTGCGAGTCCACTTCCAAAGCGGCCGGATGTGCCTCTTCGCAGGCCTGCACACGCGGGCAGCGGACCATTTCCGTGTCTCGGCGGCAACGGACCCTCTGTCTTTTTATGGAATCGCCTCAAGATTCTATATTGACTTCATTGAGAGCCCTTCGACAGTGACCATTGAGAGAATCAATACCCAGATAAGAAAGCGACCCGGCCTGTCTGACATGTGGTATCTCAAAGGGGAAATCCTGAGAAAAGAGAACAAGCATGACGAAGCGGAGAAGTGCTTTTTAAAGCTCAGGAAGCTCGATCCTTTTCATCCCTTCAGCGTTACAGCCCGCCATGAAGTGGAGCACCGCTGA
- a CDS encoding ribbon-helix-helix protein, CopG family: protein MIRTQIQLTEEQALALKKMAAARNESTASLIREAVNLLIESVQDASRAVRIEKALAVAGRFTSEQKDLSLRHDSYLFEEHHP, encoded by the coding sequence ATGATCCGCACGCAGATTCAACTCACCGAGGAACAGGCCCTGGCTCTCAAGAAAATGGCTGCCGCAAGAAATGAATCCACCGCTTCGCTCATCCGCGAGGCGGTCAATCTCCTCATTGAGTCAGTTCAGGATGCAAGCCGCGCGGTAAGGATTGAAAAAGCCCTTGCGGTTGCAGGCCGTTTCACGTCGGAGCAGAAAGATCTCTCTTTACGCCACGATTCCTACCTCTTCGAGGAGCATCACCCATGA
- a CDS encoding PIN domain-containing protein, which translates to MTYVDTSAFLAVLLGNDINHGAARKIWEGLLESGEPLVSSNYVIVETISLLQNRVGVEAVRAFLDSIAPLLHVEWVDAVLHRIGTESLIAAGRRSLSLVDCTSFALMRKRDRTCLCL; encoded by the coding sequence ATGACTTATGTTGACACCTCAGCGTTCCTTGCAGTGCTTCTGGGCAACGATATCAATCACGGCGCAGCCCGGAAGATATGGGAGGGGCTTCTTGAATCGGGAGAGCCTCTCGTAAGCAGCAATTATGTGATCGTCGAGACAATATCGCTGCTCCAGAACAGGGTTGGTGTGGAGGCTGTCAGAGCATTCCTTGACAGTATCGCTCCCCTGCTTCACGTGGAATGGGTTGATGCGGTGCTGCACCGTATCGGCACGGAAAGCCTCATCGCCGCCGGCAGGAGAAGTCTCAGTCTCGTTGACTGCACCAGTTTTGCCCTTATGAGAAAAAGAGATAGGACATGTCTTTGCCTTTGA
- a CDS encoding SUMF1/EgtB/PvdO family nonheme iron enzyme: protein MKHPFSFYGLALLLILSWYCAGCSGSDNAQIGGYGGGGGAANPQVTAVSNLDNGGSPLRVGDWCEVKGSGFGASQQSGGASGYVAFSDGSTVVKASSYGIWSDSSIVCQVPQGAPIKNSSSRESLQVLVVNAWGASSASGGVACTVPGNPTPNPAPQPTPPVPSPSPSPTDVYGGGGVEITSARTCMGQRKAPAAIGQDGDPDEEQFTAFITDSSGQQKDITGDATWSVKKWGSGEAATVGFMDSGKKGLFKAGYYDGSSLKTRNSMEALEVKASYGGKEGTRKLVVGALEIPGATIAAQGTSINGVTVSAFSMGQYEVTNNEYCQFLNDMTAQGMENGYEGGQYWWYPSDTSSWSGIQYNYETPHFTIISPEKGTWPVNIVTWYGAVAYCNWLTKQHGMTDADLCYGPFTDDGSGRWGQGGASYHPERKGYRLATETEWEYACRIKDKNGAVSTTSYYWGDALSDSDASDPGWTFLWFWSNSKLPDLVHPAGTKKPNGIGLYDMSGSIYEWISDWYGDGAFPSDGFTGGSPTRNPKGPVTGQYRCLRGGCYDLPANACASGYRNSLEPFFYYTDVGFRVMRTK, encoded by the coding sequence ATGAAACATCCCTTCAGTTTTTACGGTCTGGCGCTTCTGCTCATCCTGTCCTGGTACTGTGCAGGCTGCAGCGGCAGTGATAATGCACAGATCGGAGGCTATGGCGGAGGAGGTGGCGCTGCCAATCCACAGGTCACGGCGGTGAGCAACCTGGACAATGGGGGCTCTCCCCTCAGAGTGGGCGACTGGTGCGAAGTGAAGGGCAGCGGATTCGGAGCCTCGCAGCAGAGCGGCGGGGCCTCCGGCTACGTGGCCTTCAGCGACGGGAGCACTGTCGTGAAGGCTTCCAGCTACGGCATATGGTCCGATTCATCGATAGTCTGCCAGGTTCCCCAGGGCGCGCCGATAAAAAACAGCTCCTCCAGAGAGTCGCTCCAGGTGCTCGTGGTGAATGCCTGGGGCGCCTCATCGGCATCAGGGGGAGTTGCCTGCACCGTGCCAGGCAATCCCACTCCCAATCCTGCACCTCAGCCCACCCCCCCCGTGCCTTCACCTTCTCCCTCGCCGACGGATGTCTATGGCGGCGGAGGCGTGGAAATCACTTCAGCCAGGACCTGTATGGGGCAGAGGAAGGCGCCTGCTGCAATCGGGCAGGACGGCGATCCCGACGAGGAGCAGTTCACCGCCTTCATCACCGATTCCAGCGGGCAGCAGAAGGATATCACAGGTGATGCCACGTGGTCGGTGAAAAAGTGGGGCTCCGGCGAAGCGGCCACCGTGGGCTTCATGGATTCCGGGAAGAAGGGCCTCTTCAAGGCGGGGTACTATGACGGATCATCGCTTAAAACCAGAAACTCCATGGAGGCCCTGGAAGTAAAGGCCTCATACGGGGGAAAAGAGGGGACGAGGAAGCTTGTCGTCGGCGCCCTGGAAATTCCCGGTGCGACCATCGCGGCGCAGGGCACCTCGATTAACGGGGTGACGGTCAGCGCCTTCTCCATGGGGCAGTACGAGGTGACCAATAATGAATACTGCCAGTTCCTCAATGACATGACGGCCCAGGGAATGGAAAACGGATACGAGGGAGGACAATACTGGTGGTATCCCTCTGACACCAGCTCATGGAGCGGCATCCAGTACAATTATGAAACGCCGCACTTCACCATCATAAGTCCCGAGAAGGGCACCTGGCCCGTTAACATTGTGACCTGGTACGGCGCCGTCGCTTATTGCAACTGGCTCACGAAACAGCATGGGATGACCGACGCCGATCTCTGCTACGGCCCTTTTACCGATGACGGGAGCGGCCGGTGGGGCCAGGGGGGGGCGAGTTACCATCCCGAAAGGAAGGGCTACCGCCTCGCCACCGAAACGGAGTGGGAATATGCGTGCCGGATCAAGGACAAGAACGGCGCGGTTTCAACGACTTCCTATTACTGGGGCGATGCACTGAGCGACAGCGATGCCAGTGACCCGGGCTGGACCTTTCTCTGGTTCTGGTCGAATTCAAAGCTTCCCGACCTCGTGCACCCCGCCGGCACAAAAAAGCCCAACGGGATTGGACTCTATGATATGAGCGGAAGCATATACGAGTGGATTAGCGACTGGTACGGCGATGGGGCATTCCCGAGCGACGGCTTCACCGGCGGCTCGCCGACACGCAACCCCAAGGGCCCCGTCACCGGACAATACCGCTGCCTGCGCGGCGGCTGCTACGACCTCCCTGCAAATGCCTGCGCTTCAGGGTACAGGAATTCCCTTGAGCCTTTTTTTTACTATACCGATGTGGGCTTCCGCGTCATGAGGACAAAATAG